AAGCCGGCCGCGCACCACGACGACACGCTGCCCGTCACGGGCACCGACGGCGCCGCGGCCCTCGGCCTGGGCGGCCTCGGCGCGCTGCTCGCGCTCGTCGGCGCCGGCTCGCTCGTCGCCCGCCGCCGCCTGCGCTCCGCGGAGTAGCGGCACGGCACCACCCGCACCACGCACGACGACGGCCGGATCCCCGAGGGGATCCGGCCGTCGTCGCGTGCGGGTGCGTCCGGGGGACGCGGGGGGATCAGGCGCGGCGGGGGCGCGTGGCGTCCTGCGCCTTCTGCTGGGCCTGCTTCGCCTGCTGCTGCACGCTCGGGGCGTCCTTCGCGTGCTGCTGGATCTTCGGGGCCTCCTCCTCGGCCTTCGTCAGCATCGCCTCCCAGCGGGCCTGCATCGGCTTGATGAGGCCGCCGCCGGCGCCGACGATGATGACGCCGGCGATGATCGCGAGCACGGCGATGAGGATCGGGGTGGTGACGGTCGTCGCGACCTCGATCTGGTTGAGGGCCGCGGTGATCCCGAGGAACAGGATGAAGACGGCGACGACGTTGCCGAGCACCTTCCCGTAGGACAGGCCGCCCAGCGTGTTCTGGATGAGGCCCTTGGCGCCGGCGGCGATGGCCGACGCGATGACCACGATGATGATCGCGACGATGATCTTCGGCAGGAAGCCGATGATCCCCTGGAGCAGGTCGCTCACGGGGTTCGGCCCGAAGACGCCGAAGGCGAACTGCAGGACGAAGAGCACGAGCGTGTAGTACACGATCTTCGCGACGATGTCGGAGGCGTCGAGCTTCGATCCGGCGAGGGCCTTCTTGATGCCGCCGCGCTCGACCAGGCGGTCGAAGCCGACCTTCTCGAGCAGCTTGTCGAGGGCCTTCGAGATGACCTTCGCGACGATCAGGCCGACGACGAGGATGAGCAGGAAGAGCAGGGCGAGGGGCACGAACGCGATGACCGCGGCGAGCCCGTCCTGGAGTACGGCGGGGAAGTTCATGGGGTGGCCCTTTCAGGGTCGGGTGGGTCGACGCGGGGCGTCGGCGGAGGGTGCTGCGGTGGTGCGGTGGTGCGGTGGTGCGGTGGTGCGGTGGTGCTCGGCCGGGCGGGCTGGATCCGCCCGGCCGGTGGCGGGACGACCGGCGGTCGTCCCGGCACCGGGGTCGTGCGGTGGATCAGCGGCGGGTGGTGCCGTCCGCGTCGCCGTCGACGTCGATCTCCTCGTGGCGGACGTCCTCGGTGACGGTGCGCTCATCCGTCACGGTCTCCGTGCCGAGCTTCACGCGCTCGACGGGGACGGTCTCCATCTGGACGACGGGGCGCTCCTCGGTGAGGACGACCTCGTGCTCCTCGTCGGAGAGGTCGGGGCCGGAGGTCGCCGCGCCCACGTTGCCGTCCGTGATCGGCTCGCGCTCGAGGCGGACCTCCTCGTGGCTGACGGGGACGGTCACGGTCTGCTGCTCGGTGACGACGTGCTTGCGCAGGCGCGCCCGGCCGGTCTCGACGCGCTCGGTGCCCACGTGGAGCTGCTCCTCGGAGCGGGTCATGGCGTCGTCGGTCGTGGGGCCGGAGGTGTCGTGGCCGACCACGCCGTCGCGGTCGCGGTCGCGGTCCGCGTCGACGCCGCGGTCGCCGTCGACGCCCGCGTGCTCGTCCTGGTCGAAGAGGCCCTGCGTGCCGGCGGCGTCGCCGGTCGTGGCGGTGGAGGATCCGCCGCCGAGGCCGTAGTGCGCGTACAGGGCGTCCTCCTCCTGCTCGCTGAGGGCGCCGTCGGCGTCGACGCGCGGGGCGTCCTTGACCTTCGCCTTGTCGTAGCGGACCGTGAGGGTCTCGCGATCCCAGTCCGCGCCCTCGAGCGGGACGAAGGACTCGGACGTGCCGAAGAGGCCCGTCTTGACGGTGGCCCAGAGGGGCGCGTTCGTCTCGGGGTCGACGTAGACCTGGCCGACTGTGCCGACCTTGTCGCCGTCCGCGTCGTGCACGGTGGCGCCGACGATGCTGCCGATGTCGCGGGAGTCGATCATGGTGATGCTCCTATTCCCCGGCGGGGTGGCCGGAGGGTCGTGGTTTCGGGTGGCCTTACGGTGTAAGCCCGATGCCGACCTTACGCCGTAAGCCGCGCTACCGTGAAGCCCTCTGATGCGCTCGCCCTCAGCACCGCGCTGCCCGGGCCGCGCATCCGCTGGGAGGCATCCGCCGTGGCAGGACGCGAGAGGGCGAGCAGGTCGGGCGCAGCGGCGACCAAGCTCAGCCGCGAGCTCATCGTCGAGACCGCGCTCGCGCAGGTCGACCGCTCGGGCACCCAGGGCCTCTCGATGCGGTCCCTCGCACAGGAGCTCGGCGTCGAGGCCATGTCCCTCTACCGGTACGTGCACGGCAAGGAGGACCTGCTCGAGGGCATCGTCGCGACGCTCATG
This is a stretch of genomic DNA from Clavibacter zhangzhiyongii. It encodes these proteins:
- a CDS encoding mechanosensitive ion channel family protein; this translates as MNFPAVLQDGLAAVIAFVPLALLFLLILVVGLIVAKVISKALDKLLEKVGFDRLVERGGIKKALAGSKLDASDIVAKIVYYTLVLFVLQFAFGVFGPNPVSDLLQGIIGFLPKIIVAIIIVVIASAIAAGAKGLIQNTLGGLSYGKVLGNVVAVFILFLGITAALNQIEVATTVTTPILIAVLAIIAGVIIVGAGGGLIKPMQARWEAMLTKAEEEAPKIQQHAKDAPSVQQQAKQAQQKAQDATRPRRA
- a CDS encoding DUF2382 domain-containing protein; protein product: MIDSRDIGSIVGATVHDADGDKVGTVGQVYVDPETNAPLWATVKTGLFGTSESFVPLEGADWDRETLTVRYDKAKVKDAPRVDADGALSEQEEDALYAHYGLGGGSSTATTGDAAGTQGLFDQDEHAGVDGDRGVDADRDRDRDGVVGHDTSGPTTDDAMTRSEEQLHVGTERVETGRARLRKHVVTEQQTVTVPVSHEEVRLEREPITDGNVGAATSGPDLSDEEHEVVLTEERPVVQMETVPVERVKLGTETVTDERTVTEDVRHEEIDVDGDADGTTRR